Within Halococcus sediminicola, the genomic segment GGATGGCCGCCCCCAGTGCCACGGCCTCGTCGGGGTTGACGTTCTTCTGTGGGTCCTGACCGACGAGCTCGGAGACCTCCTCTTGGACTTGGGGCATCCTCGTCGACCCGCCCACGAGGATCACCTCGTCGATGTCGTCGGCGTCGTAGCCCGCGTCGTCGAGCGCCTGCTGGGTCGGGTCCACAGTTCTGTCGATGAGGTCCGAGGTGAGCGACTCGAACGTCGCTCGGGTGAGTTTCTCCTCCAGATGGACCGGCCCCGAATCAGTCGCCGTGATGAACGGAAGGTTGATCGTCGTCTCCTTTCGGTTGGAGAGTTCGATCTTGGCCTCCTCGGCAGCATCCTTGAGCCGCTGGAGCGCCTGGCGGTCCTCGCGGAGATCGAAGCCGTGGTCCGACTCGAACTGTTCGGCGAGCCAGTCGATGACGGCCTCGTCCCAGTCGTCGCCACCCAGGTCGTTGTCGCCGTTCGTGGCGACGACCTCGTAGACCCCACCACCCAGGTCGAGCACCGAGACGTCGAAGGTCCCCCCACCGAGGTCGTAGACCATCACGGTCTGGTCGGAGTCGTCGTCCAGCCCGTAGGCCATCGACGCCGCGGTCGGCTCGTTGATGATGCGCTCGACGTCGAAGCCGGCGATCTCGCCGGCGTCCTTCGTCGCCTGGCGCTGGCTGTCCGAGAAGTAGGCAGGGACGGTGATGACGGCTTTCTCGATCTCGTCGCCGAGATACTCCTCGGCGTCGCGCTTGATCTTGCCGAGGATGAGCGCCGAGATCTCCTCGGGTGTGTAGTCCTCGCCGTCGATCTCGACGGTGTGGTCCTCGCCGATGAACCGCTTGATCGATTCGACGGTTCGATCGGGGTTCTGGATGGCCTGGTTCTTCGCGGGTTTGCCTACCAGACGCTCGTCGTCGGTGAACGCCACCACGGAGGGTGTGGTGCGGTCGCCCTCGCCGTTCACGACGATTTCGGGGTCGCCACCTTCCATCACCGCAAAGGCCGAGTTCGTCGTCCCGAGGTCGATACCGAGAATCTTGTTGCTCGCCATTGTTGGCCTCCTCTATCGGTTTGGGCCGGTTAAAAGTTGCTAGATACGCCGACCGACCCCGACGAGCCATTGGCCTCCCGGGTTGCGGTTTTCGTTTCGTGCGAACGGTCCACCCACGGCGTATAAATCGGACCGCAACACGACCGCTCGTCGTTCCTTTCCGCCTCGAAAAGGACCAAATCGCTCGGTGCCCTCATTGGAGTATGGTCGTCGCCCTCGCAATGGACTGGCGCGAACTCCTCTTCGCCAGTTGGCCCGTGGACCTCGATACCGTCGCCTCCCACCTCCCCGACGCGCTCGCGGTCGATACCCACGACGGCAGCGCGTGGCTCTCGATCGTGCCGTTCACCAACGGCTCGGTCCGCCCGCGCGGCCTGCCCGCACGGATGGGAATGAATCTCCCCGAACTCAACCTCCGGACCTACGTCACCGCCGGCGACACGCCCAGCGTCTATTTCTTCAGCCTCGACGCCGAGGGTGTCCTCGGCGTACTCGGCGCACGGCTGTTCCATCATCTTCCCTATTACTACGCGCGCATGCGCCACGAGCGCGACGCGGACGGCCGTGTTCGCTTCGCGTCTCGGCGATACCATCCCGGGGCCAGACCCGTCCACTTCGCGGCGGGCTACGAACGGATGGGCGAGAAACTCGATCCCGATCC encodes:
- the dnaK gene encoding molecular chaperone DnaK yields the protein MASNKILGIDLGTTNSAFAVMEGGDPEIVVNGEGDRTTPSVVAFTDDERLVGKPAKNQAIQNPDRTVESIKRFIGEDHTVEIDGEDYTPEEISALILGKIKRDAEEYLGDEIEKAVITVPAYFSDSQRQATKDAGEIAGFDVERIINEPTAASMAYGLDDDSDQTVMVYDLGGGTFDVSVLDLGGGVYEVVATNGDNDLGGDDWDEAVIDWLAEQFESDHGFDLREDRQALQRLKDAAEEAKIELSNRKETTINLPFITATDSGPVHLEEKLTRATFESLTSDLIDRTVDPTQQALDDAGYDADDIDEVILVGGSTRMPQVQEEVSELVGQDPQKNVNPDEAVALGAAIQGGVLSGDVDDIVLLDVTPLSLGIEVKGGLFERLIEKNTTIPTEESKVFTTAAANQTQVQVRVFQGEREIANENELLGEFQLSGIPPAPAGTPQIEVTFNIDENGIVNVEAHDQGSGNSEEITIEGGAGLSDDEIDRMQDEAEQYAEEDEQRRERIEARNEAESSVQRANTLLEENEEQVDDDLRADIEAAIEDVEEVLEDEDATTEELQDATETLSTELQEIGKQMYQQQEAAQQAAGGAGGAGAAGGPGGMGDMGGADGDGDDEEYVDADFEDVDENDDE
- a CDS encoding YqjF family protein, whose translation is MVVALAMDWRELLFASWPVDLDTVASHLPDALAVDTHDGSAWLSIVPFTNGSVRPRGLPARMGMNLPELNLRTYVTAGDTPSVYFFSLDAEGVLGVLGARLFHHLPYYYARMRHERDADGRVRFASRRYHPGARPVHFAAGYERMGEKLDPDPDSLVTFLTERYRFYTEAPDGTVRYSNVNHDRWPLYRTNATITENTLFRANGFADPSGEPICHYSPGVEIVASPSRTWEATR